Proteins from a single region of Hydra vulgaris chromosome 12, alternate assembly HydraT2T_AEP:
- the LOC124805922 gene encoding histone-lysine N-methyltransferase SETMAR-like isoform X2 encodes MSWTSGQTITAEIYSAQLDRVSVALYQKQAALANRKGVVFHQDNARPHTAKVARETLARLQWDILHHPPYSPDLAPSDYYLFLALNNHMRNRQFRNREVLENELIQFFSYQTQDFYKNGIYQLVSRWEKVILAEGDYFSE; translated from the coding sequence ATGAGTTGGACAAGTGGACAAACCATTACTGCTGAGATATACTCAGCCCAATTGGACAGAGTTTCGGTTGCTCTTTACCAAAAACAAGCAGCTTTGGCAAACAGAAAAGGTGTTGTATTCCACCAGGACAACGCCAGACCGCACACCGCAAAAGTTGCGCGGGAAACTCTAGCACGTTTACAATGGGATATTCTACATCACCCTCCGTATTCACCAGACCTTGCACCAAGCGACTATTACCTGTTTTTGGCCCTGAATAATCATATGAGGAATCGACAGTTTCGAAATAGAGAAGTACTCGAAAATGagttaattcaattttttagctACCAAACTcaagacttttataaaaatggaataTACCAGCTTGTTTCACGATGGGAGAAAGTTATTCTTGCTGAAGGTGACTATTTTTcagaataa
- the LOC100206042 gene encoding mitochondrial carnitine/acylcarnitine carrier protein isoform X2, translating into MDNEKIKEAKAPPSAIKNFIAGGAGGVCLVITGQPLDTIKVRLQTQVKGSNVYTGTWDCAKKTIQKEGFRGLYKGMATPLIGVTPIYAICFFGFGIGKKLQTTDPNQELSLLQIFNAGLLSGVFTTVIMTPGERIKCLLQIQSGDPKNSKYNGAWDCAKKVYKEEGLFRGIYRGTGATLLRDVPASGAYFMGYEMLLRYLAPEGERDKLSVLRTLAAGGSAGILNWIVAIGPDTLKSRFQTAPVGQYTGVVDVFTQMVRKEGFSSLFKGLTPVMLRAFPANAACFLGYEVAMNALNKIVPNW; encoded by the exons ATggataatgaaaaaataaaggaaGCTAAAGCTCCACCATCTgccattaaaaactttatagcaGGTGGGGCTGGGGGAGTATGTTTGGTGATTACAGGTCAGCCATTGGACACAATAAAg GTGAGGTTGCAGACACAAGTTAAAGGTTCAAATGTATACACTGGGACATGGGACTGTGCTaaaaaaaccattcaaaaaGAG gGATTTCGGGGCTTATACAAAGGCATGGCTACACCACTTATTGGAGTTACTCCAATTTATGCAATTTGCTTTTTCGGATTTGGCATTGGTAAAAAGTTACAAACAACTGACCCTAACCAAGAATTGAG cctTCTGCAAATATTTAATGCTGGTTTACTGTCAGGTGTTTTCACCACAGTTATAATGACACCAGGAGAAAGGATAAAATGTCTATTACAG ATTCAATCTGGAGATCCTAAAAATTCAAAGTACAATGGAGCTTGGGACtgtgcaaaaaaagtttataaagaagaGGGTCTGTTTCGCGGAATTTACAGGGGAACTGGTGCTACATTACTGCGAG ATGTACCTGCAAGTGGTGCTTATTTTATGGGATATGAAATGCTATTACGATATCTTGCTCCTGAAGGagaaag agataAACTAAGTGTATTACGCACACTAGCAGCTGGAG GTAGTGCTGGTATATTAAATTGGATTGTTGCAATTGGTCCTGATACATTAAAATCTCGTTTTCAAACAG cTCCAGTAGGCCAATACACTGGAGTAGTTGATGTTTTTACgcaaatg gtTCGTAAAGAAGGTTTTTCATCTCTGTTTAAAGGCTTGACACCAGTAATGCTAAGAGCTTTTCCGGCTAATGCG GCTTGTTTTCTCGGGTACGAGGTTGCAATGAATGCGTTAAACAAAATTGTACCAAATTGgtaa